Proteins encoded together in one Stutzerimonas stutzeri window:
- the fliE gene encoding flagellar hook-basal body complex protein FliE, with protein MSQGVQFNRLMLEMRAMQTDAMARSKPEVQTQEVGAPSFSDMLGQAVNKVHETQQVSSQLASAFEMGQGGVDLTEVMIASQKASVSFQAMTQVRNKLVQAYQDIMQMPV; from the coding sequence ATGAGTCAGGGCGTTCAATTCAATCGCTTGATGCTGGAAATGCGGGCCATGCAGACCGATGCCATGGCGCGTTCCAAGCCGGAGGTCCAGACCCAGGAGGTCGGCGCGCCGAGCTTTTCCGACATGCTTGGCCAGGCGGTGAACAAGGTGCACGAAACCCAGCAGGTTTCGAGCCAGCTCGCCTCTGCCTTCGAGATGGGGCAGGGCGGTGTCGACCTGACCGAAGTGATGATCGCCTCGCAGAAGGCCAGCGTTTCCTTTCAGGCCATGACCCAGGTGCGCAACAAGCTGGTTCAGGCTTACCAAGACATCATGCAGATGCCGGTGTGA
- a CDS encoding benzoate/H(+) symporter BenE family transporter, whose translation MNEISRSALRPLSDSSPSTVVAGFIAMLTGYTSSLVLMFQAGQAAGLSAGQISSWIWALSIGMAICSIGLSLRYRTPVVVAWSTPGAALLITSLPGVPYAEAIGAFIFASALIALCGITGSFDRLMRRVPASLAAALLAGVLFNIGSEIFRAVGVQPVLVLGMCFSYLLTKRLQPRYAVLAALLVGCLIAGVTGLLDIQRFSLQIAVPVWTTPAFSFAAVFSIGIPLFVIAMASQNMPGLAVLRAEGYQVPASPLISTTGIASVLLAPFGSHGIHLAAITMAICAGPEAHPDPGKRYTAAAWCGVFYGIAGIFGATLAALFAAFPAALVLSIAALALLGSIGSGLTQAMQQPNEREAALITFMVTASGLTLFGIGAALWGLIAGVITLLILRRRN comes from the coding sequence ATGAACGAAATCAGTCGCAGCGCCCTGCGTCCTCTGAGCGACAGCTCGCCATCCACTGTCGTCGCCGGCTTCATTGCCATGCTCACCGGCTACACCAGTTCACTGGTGCTGATGTTCCAGGCGGGCCAGGCGGCCGGGCTGAGCGCCGGACAGATCTCGTCGTGGATCTGGGCGCTGTCCATCGGCATGGCGATCTGCAGCATCGGCCTGTCGTTGCGCTATCGCACGCCCGTGGTGGTTGCCTGGTCGACGCCCGGCGCCGCGCTGCTGATCACCAGCCTGCCCGGCGTTCCCTATGCCGAAGCGATCGGCGCCTTCATCTTCGCATCGGCCTTGATCGCGCTGTGCGGCATCACTGGCAGCTTCGACCGCCTTATGCGGCGGGTACCGGCGTCCCTGGCCGCCGCGCTGCTGGCAGGCGTGCTGTTCAACATCGGCAGCGAAATCTTCCGCGCCGTTGGTGTCCAGCCGGTGCTGGTGCTCGGCATGTGCTTCAGCTACCTGCTGACCAAGCGCCTGCAGCCACGTTACGCAGTGCTGGCCGCACTGCTGGTGGGTTGCCTGATCGCCGGGGTTACCGGCCTGCTGGATATCCAGCGCTTCAGCCTGCAGATAGCGGTGCCGGTGTGGACCACCCCGGCGTTCTCTTTCGCTGCCGTATTCAGCATCGGCATCCCGCTGTTCGTTATCGCGATGGCCTCGCAGAACATGCCGGGGCTTGCCGTGCTGCGCGCCGAGGGCTATCAGGTGCCGGCTTCGCCACTGATCTCGACAACGGGCATCGCCTCGGTGCTGCTAGCCCCATTCGGCTCCCACGGCATCCATCTGGCGGCGATCACCATGGCGATCTGCGCCGGCCCGGAGGCGCACCCCGACCCAGGCAAACGCTACACCGCAGCAGCCTGGTGCGGCGTGTTCTACGGCATCGCCGGTATCTTCGGTGCGACGCTGGCGGCGCTGTTCGCGGCCTTTCCGGCCGCGCTGGTGCTGTCCATCGCGGCGCTGGCCCTGCTCGGCTCGATCGGTTCGGGGCTGACCCAGGCGATGCAGCAACCCAACGAGCGCGAAGCGGCGCTGATCACCTTCATGGTGACGGCATCGGGGCTGACGCTGTTCGGCATCGGCGCGGCGCTGTGGGGCTTGATCGCGGGGGTGATCACCTTGCTGATTCTGCGCCGCCGCAACTGA
- a CDS encoding SDR family oxidoreductase → MSMTFSGQVALVTGAAAGIGRATALAFAQQGLKVVLADIDEAGIRDGAEAIRAAGGEAIVVRCDVTRDEQVKALIEQTLAQYGRLDYAFNNAGIEIEQGRLAEGSEAEFDAIMGVNVKGVWLCMKHQLPVMLAQGGGAIVNTASVAGLGAAPKMSIYAASKHAVIGLTKSAAIEYAKKQIRVNAVCPAVIDTDMFRRAYEADPRKAEFAAAMHPVGRIGKVEEIAAAVLYLCSDGAAFTTGHALAVDGGATAI, encoded by the coding sequence ATGAGCATGACATTCTCCGGCCAGGTCGCCCTGGTGACGGGCGCGGCGGCCGGCATCGGTCGCGCCACGGCGCTCGCATTCGCCCAGCAGGGGCTCAAGGTGGTACTGGCGGACATCGACGAGGCGGGCATACGCGACGGCGCCGAGGCCATTCGCGCCGCCGGTGGCGAGGCGATCGTCGTTCGTTGTGACGTGACGCGCGACGAGCAGGTCAAGGCGCTGATCGAGCAGACGCTGGCGCAGTACGGCCGCCTTGATTATGCGTTCAACAACGCCGGCATCGAGATCGAGCAGGGGCGTCTGGCCGAGGGCAGCGAAGCGGAGTTCGACGCGATCATGGGCGTCAACGTCAAGGGTGTCTGGCTGTGCATGAAGCATCAGCTGCCGGTCATGCTCGCCCAGGGCGGCGGCGCGATCGTCAACACCGCATCGGTCGCAGGGCTCGGTGCCGCGCCGAAGATGAGCATCTATGCGGCATCCAAGCATGCGGTGATCGGCCTGACCAAGTCGGCGGCGATCGAGTACGCCAAGAAGCAGATTCGCGTGAACGCCGTCTGCCCGGCGGTGATCGATACTGACATGTTCCGCCGCGCCTATGAAGCCGACCCGCGCAAAGCGGAGTTCGCGGCCGCCATGCACCCGGTCGGGCGCATCGGCAAGGTGGAGGAGATCGCCGCGGCTGTGCTCTATCTGTGCAGCGACGGCGCCGCGTTCACCACGGGCCACGCCCTGGCAGTGGATGGTGGTGCGACCGCGATCTGA
- a CDS encoding NADP-dependent oxidoreductase gives MTLLNQQFLLAQRPVGAPTRETFEFVEKPLGEPGPNQILVKVEYLSIDPAMRGWMNDAKSYIPPVGIGEVMRALGVGKVIASQHPDYKEGDYVNGALGVQAYYLGEPKGFYKVDPQQAPLPRYLSALGMTGMTAYFALLSVGQPKAGETVVISGAAGAVGSIAGQIAKIKGCRVVGIAGGADKCRFLTEKLGFDGAIDYKNEDLAAALKRECPNGVDVYFDNVGGDILDTVLQRLSVGARVVICGAISQYNNKEAVKGPSNYLSLLVNRARMEGMVVTDYVSRYPEAMRDMAEWLASGKLKSKEDVIEGLQTFPETLMKLFTGGNFGKLVLKVS, from the coding sequence ATGACCCTGCTCAACCAGCAATTCCTGCTCGCCCAGCGACCTGTCGGTGCACCGACCCGCGAGACCTTCGAGTTCGTCGAGAAACCGCTGGGCGAGCCCGGACCGAATCAGATTCTGGTCAAGGTCGAGTATCTGTCCATCGATCCGGCCATGCGTGGCTGGATGAACGACGCCAAGTCCTACATCCCGCCGGTGGGCATCGGCGAGGTGATGCGTGCACTGGGCGTGGGCAAGGTGATCGCCTCGCAGCATCCCGATTACAAGGAAGGTGATTACGTCAACGGCGCCCTGGGCGTGCAGGCGTACTACCTTGGCGAGCCGAAGGGCTTCTACAAGGTCGATCCGCAACAGGCACCACTGCCGCGCTATCTCTCGGCGTTGGGCATGACCGGCATGACCGCCTACTTCGCACTGCTGTCGGTCGGCCAGCCGAAGGCCGGCGAGACCGTGGTGATTTCCGGGGCCGCCGGCGCGGTCGGCAGCATTGCCGGGCAGATCGCGAAGATCAAGGGCTGCCGCGTGGTCGGCATCGCTGGCGGCGCGGACAAGTGCCGGTTCCTCACCGAGAAGCTCGGCTTCGATGGCGCCATCGACTACAAGAACGAGGACCTGGCCGCGGCGCTCAAGCGTGAGTGCCCGAACGGCGTGGACGTGTACTTCGACAACGTCGGTGGCGACATCCTCGACACGGTGCTGCAGCGCCTCAGCGTCGGCGCGCGGGTAGTGATCTGCGGCGCCATCAGCCAGTACAACAACAAGGAAGCGGTGAAGGGCCCGTCCAACTATCTGTCGCTGCTGGTCAACCGCGCACGGATGGAGGGCATGGTGGTCACCGACTACGTTTCGCGCTACCCCGAAGCGATGCGCGACATGGCCGAGTGGCTGGCCAGCGGCAAGCTCAAGAGCAAGGAGGACGTCATCGAGGGCCTGCAGACCTTCCCCGAAACACTGATGAAGCTGTTCACCGGCGGCAACTTCGGCAAGCTGGTCCTTAAGGTCAGCTGA